A window of the Gossypium hirsutum isolate 1008001.06 chromosome A05, Gossypium_hirsutum_v2.1, whole genome shotgun sequence genome harbors these coding sequences:
- the LOC107960353 gene encoding amino acid transporter AVT1I produces MATMDEEESSFTLPLIEDDENKQALVTKLEEIEPNSSHSCSTTNSFFKTCFNGLNALSGVGILSTPYALASGGWLSLILLFAIATAAFFSGLLIQRCMDSDSNIRTYPDIGELAFGKKGRLIVSIFMYIELYLVATGFLILEGDNLQNLFPNMEFEVGQGLTIGGKHGFIIIVSLIILPTVWLDNLSLLSYVSASGVLASGIILGSIIWTGAFEGIGFQQKGTLVNWDGMLTAISLYAFCYCAHPVFPTLYTSMKKKHQFSNVLIVCFILCTITYASMAIFGYLMFGPQIQSQVTLNLPASKISSKVAIYTTLVNPIAKYALMVTPIVNAIKTRFSCRYNPRFLSILIGTNLLISTVLVALAIPFFGSLMSLVGSLLSITASVILPCLCYLKISGIYRRLNGQLVGICLIIIVGVCLVIFGTYISVLDIIGNF; encoded by the exons ATGGCGACCATGGATGAAGAGGAATCATCCTTCACTCTTCCTCtcattgaagatgatgaaaataaacaAGCTTTAGTAACCAAACTAGAGGAAATTGAACCAAATTCATCCCATTCATGTTCAACAACTAACTCTTTCTTCAAAACCTGTTTCAATGGGCTTAATGCTCTTTCAG GAGTCGGGATATTATCAACCCCATATGCACTAGCATCAGGAGGATGGTTAAGCTTGATTCTTCTTTTCGCCATTGCCACTGCTGCATTCTTCTCTGGCTTATTAATCCAAAGATGCATGGATTCGGATTCGAATATCCGAACTTATCCCGACATCGGCGAGCTTGCATTCGGGAAGAAAGGAAGATTGATAGTCTCCATTTTCATGTACATCGAGCTTTACTTAGTTGCTACAGGATTCTTGATTTTAGAAGGAGATAATCTTCAAAATTTGTTCCCAAATATGGAATTTGAAGTTGGTCAAGGACTAACAATTGGTGGGAAACACGGGTTTATCATAATAGTAAGCCTCATAATATTGCCCACAGTTTGGTTAGATAACTTGAGCCTTCTTTCATATGTGTCAGCCAGTGGGGTATTAGCTTCTGGAATCATACTTGGTTCCATTATATGGACTGGTGCGTTTGAAGGGATTGGGTTTCAACAAAAGGGAACATTGGTCAATTGGGATGGAATGTTAACTGCTATCAGCTTATATGCTTTCTGCTATTGTGCACATCCAGTTTTCCCTACACTCTACACTTCTATGAAGAAAAAACATCAGTTCTCCAAT gTACTGATTGTATGCTTTATCTTGTGTACCATCACGTATGCATCAATGGCAATCTTCGGGTATTTAATGTTCGGACCACAAATTCAATCACAGGTAACATTGAATCTTCCAGCAAGCAAGATCAGTTCAAAAGTGGCCATCTACACGACCCTAGTGAACCCCATAGCCAAATACGCATTGATGGTTACTCCAATCGTTAATGCCATTAAAACCCGGTTTTCATGCCGTTACAACCCGCGATTCCTCAGCATCCTCATCGGCACCAACTTGTTGATCAGCACCGTTCTTGTGGCACTGGCGATTCCGTTCTTTGGTTCACTGATGTCCCTGGTGGGATCACTTTTAAGTATCACTGCTTCTGTAATACTTCCATGCTTATGCTACTTGAAGATTTCAGGTATTTATCGAAGATTGAATGGCCAATTGGTTGGTATATGCCTTATAATTATAGTGGGAGTTTGTCTGGTAATTTTTGGCACTTACATATCTGTTTTAGATATCATAGGCAATTTCTAA
- the LOC107960355 gene encoding pentatricopeptide repeat-containing protein At2g36730, with the protein MSNRNFISKKHQCLVFLTLCSSIKHVSQIHAHIVISNLHQDSFLLTELVRFSSLSPFKNLSYAHSLLMNSLNSTPSTWNMLIRGYSSSKSPQNAIWVLKEMRKRGLKRNKLTYPFVLKACSEAEALEEGRQVHGEIVKHGLDDDVYVDNNLVHFYGCCKKIMDAKKVFDEMCERTVVSWNVVITTCVENFCIEDALGYFVKMRDCGFDTDETTMVIMLSTCAELGFLSFGRLFHMQVIQRGLVLNFQLGTALVDMYAKSGDVLYASRVFERMKEKNVWTWSAMILGFAQHGYAKEALQLFKEMKKSSCIRPNYVTFLGVLCACSHAGLVDDGFRYFHEMKYVHGIKPMMVHYGAMVDILGRAGHLKDAYTFINNMPIEPDPVLWRTLLSACSVHNVNGSDEVGDEVRKRLLELEPRRSGNLVMVANMYAESGMWDRAANVRRFMRDGGLKKMAGESCLELNGSIYRFFSGYDSQFHCNDIYPLLHTLILHMQMISLS; encoded by the coding sequence ATGTCTAATAGGAATTTCATTTCGAAGAAGCATCAGTGTCTGGTTTTCTTAACGCTCTGTTCTTCGATCAAACATGTTTCTCAAATCCACGCGCATATTGTCATCTCTAATCTCCACCAAGATTCTTTCCTTCTCACTGAACTCGTTAGATTCTCTTCATTATCTCCATTCAAAAACCTCAGCTACGCGCATTCTCTTCTCATGAACTCACTCAATTCAACTCCGTCTACATGGAATATGCTCATCAGAGGCTACTCTTCCAGCAAATCTCCCCAAAACGCAATCTGGGTACTTAAAGAAATGCGCAAACGAGGACTTAAACGCAATAAGCTTACGTACCCGTTTGTTTTAAAAGCGTGCTCGGAGGCTGAAGCGCTAGAGGAAGGGAGACAGGTTCATGGGGAGATTGTAAAGCATGGTTTAGATGATGATGTTTATGTTGATAACAATTTGGTGCACTTCTATGGATGCTGTAAGAAAATAATGGATGCAAAGAAAGTGTTCGATGAAATGTGTGAAAGAACCGTGGTTTCGTGGAATGTGGTGATAACCACTTGTGTTGAGAATTTCTGCATTGAGGATGCGCTTGGGTATTTTGTTAAGATGAGGGATTGTGGCTTTGATACCGATGAAACCACGATGGTGATCATGCTTTCAACATGTGCAGAGCTAGGGTTCTTAAGCTTTGGGAGGTTGTTTCATATGCAAGTTATTCAAAGAGgtttggttttgaattttcaGTTGGGGACTGCACTTGTTGATATGTATGCAAAGAGTGGAGATGTTCTATATGCTAGCCGAGTTTTCGAGAGAATGAAGGAGAAAAATGTGTGGACTTGGAGTGCAATGATATTGGGATTTGCTCAACATGGTTACGCTAAGGAAGCCCTTCAACTTTTTAAGGAGATGAAGAAAAGTTCTTGTATAAGACCGAATTATGTCACTTTCCTTGGAGTCCTTTGTGCTTGTAGCCATGCCGGGTTGGTCGATGACGGGTTCCGGTATTTTCACGAAATGAAGTATGTTCACGGGATCAAGCCTATGATGGTTCATTACGGTGCCATGGTTGACATATTGGGTCGTGCTGGTCATTTGAAAGATGCTTACACTTTCATAAACAACATGCCTATCGAGCCAGACCCGGTTTTATGGAGGACATTGCTAAGTGCATGCAGCGTTCATAATGTTAATGGCAGTGATGAAGTTGGTGATGAGGTGAGAAAAAGGTTGCTGGAGTTGGAGCCAAGGAGGAGTGGGAATCTGGTAATGGTGGCTAACATGTATGCAGAATCCGGAATGTGGGATCGAGCAGCAAATGTCCGAAGGTTTATGAGAGATGGAGGGTTGAAAAAGATGGCTGGTGAGAGCTGTCTCGAGTTGAATGGTTCAATTTATCGGTTTTTTTCAGGGTATGATTCTCAATTTCATTGCAATGATATATATCCATTGCTACATACTTTGATCTTACACATGCAAATGATTAGCCTTTCGTAG
- the LOC107960354 gene encoding ATP-dependent zinc metalloprotease FTSH 6, chloroplastic, whose translation MAVTVSLSVSHLPGCKVHDFSHLPKPTNKDNPSSKASSDIKLSKRNLLLSSMASGLIGRGVLVGEPVKAEPETPMESSSSRLSYSRFLQYLDEGGVKKVDLFENGTVAIAEIYNPALEKIQRVKVQLPGLPQELLRKMKEKNVDFAAHPMEMNWSAALFDLLGNLAFPLVLLGTLLLRSSSVNNPGGGPNLPFGLGRSKAKFQMEPNTGVTFNDVAGIDEAKQDFQEVVEFLKTPEKFAAIGATIPKGVLLIGPPGTGKTLLAKAIAGEAGVPFFSLSGSEFIEMFVGVGASRVRDLFNKAKANSPCLVFIDEIDAVGRQRGTGIGGGNDEREQTLNQLLTEMDGFTGNTGVIVIAATNRPEILDSALLRPGRFDRQVTVGLPDIRGREEILKVHSDNKRLDKDVSLSVIAMRTPGFSGADLANLMNEAAILAGRRGKDKITMKEIDDSIDRIVAGMEGTKMTDGKNKILVAYHEVGHAVCATLTPGHDPVQKVTLIPRGQARGLTWFIPIEDSDLISKQQLFARVVGGLGGRAAEEVIFGEPEITTGAAGDLQQVTQIARQMVTKFGMSEIGPWALTDPAVQSSDVVLRMLARNSMSEKLAEDIDSSVKKITETAYEIAKNHIRNNREAIDKLVEVLLEKETLTGYEFRAILSEFVDEPVIKVDRTPVREMINA comes from the exons ATGGCAGTGACAGTCTCTCTTTCTGTCTCCCACCTTCCCGGCTGCAAAGTTCATGATTTCTCTCATCTCCCCAAACCAACTAACAAAGACAACCCATCTTCTAAAGCCTCCTCTGACATCAAATTAAGCAAAAGAAACCTGTTGTTGAGTTCAATGGCTTCGGGTCTTATTGGAAGAGGTGTCTTAGTTGGTGAGCCGGTAAAAGCTGAACCAGAGACCCCAATGGAAAGCTCATCAAGTAGACTATCGTATTCAAGGTTTCTGCAGTACTTGGATGAAGGTGGGGTGAAAAAGGTGGACTTGTTTGAGAATGGGACTGTGGCCATTGCTGAGATATATAATCCTGCATTGGAGAAAATTCAGAGGGTAAAAGTTCAGTTGCCGGGATTGCCCCAAGAACTGTTGAGGAAAATGAAGGAGAAAAACGTGGACTTCGCCGCTCATCCTATGGAGATGAACTGGTCGGCTGCTTTATTCGATTTGTTGGGGAATTTGGCTTTTCCCTTGGTATTGCTTGGCACTTTGTTGCTAAGGAGCTCATCTGTTAATAATCCTGGAGGAGGTCCCAACTTGCCTTTCGGACTTGGAAG GAGCAAAGCCAAATTTCAGATGGAACCCAATACAGGAGTCACATTTAACGATGTAGCTGGTATTGATGAAGCCAAGCAAGATTTTCAAGAGGTAGTGGAGTTCTTAAAAACCCCAGAAAAATTTGCAGCAATTGGTGCCACAATTCCCAAAGGAGTGCTTCTAATTGGACCTCCAGGGACTGGTAAGACATTGCTGGCCAAGGCCATTGCAGGGGAAGCAGGGGttcctttcttttccctttctggTTCAGAGTTCATCGAGATGTTTGTTGGCGTTGGAGCTTCCAGAGTTAGGGACCTGTTTAACAAGGCAAAGGCTAATTCCCCATGTTTGGTGTTCATCGATGAGATTGATGCTGTTGGAAGACAGAGAGGAACTGGGATTGGTGGAGGGAATGATGAAAGGGAGCAAACTTTGAATCAGCTGTTGACTGAAATGGATGGTTTTACTGGTAATACTGGAGTTATTGTCATTGCTGCCACTAATAGGCCTGAAATTCTGGATTCTGCTTTGCTTAGGCCTGGAAGATTTGATAGACAG GTCACTGTTGGATTACCAGATATAAGAGGAAGGGAAGAAATATTGAAGGTACACAGCGACAACAAGAGACTAGATAAGGATGTTTCACTCAGTGTAATCGCCATGAGAACACCGGGATTCAGTGGTGCTGATTTGGCAAATCTCATGAATGAAGCTGCCATTCTTGCTGGTAGAAGAGGCAAAGACAAGATCACGATGAAAGAGATTGACGATTCGATCGATCGAATCGTTGCCGGAATGGAAGGAACAAAGATGACAGATGGAAAGAACAAGATTCTCGTGGCGTACCATGAAGTTGGCCATGCTGTATGCGC GACATTGACACCAGGCCATGATCCAGTTCAAAAAGTGACTTTGATCCCTAGAGGGCAAGCTCGGGGTCTAACATGGTTCATACCAATTGAAGATTCAGATCTCATTTCAAAACAACAACTCTTTGCTAGAGTTGTTGGAGGGCTCGGCGGTCGAGCGGCCGAAGAGGTAATCTTTGGTGAGCCAGAGATTACTACTGGTGCAGCAGGGGACCTGCAACAAGTAACTCAAATAGCCAGACAG ATGGTGACAAAGTTTGGGATGTCGGAAATTGGACCATGGGCGTTAACTGATCCTGCAGTACAAAGCAGCGACGTTGTGTTAAGGATGCTTGCGAGGAATTCCATGTCTGAGAAACTCGCTGAAGACATTGATTCATCGGTTAAGAAAATAACGGAAACTGCATACGAGATTGCAAAGAACCATATAAGGAATAACCGTGAAGCCATTGACAAGCTAGTAGAAGTTTTGTTAGAGAAAGAAACTCTTACAGGATATGAGTTCAGAGCAATCCTGTCAGAATTTGTTGATGAACCTGTAATAAAAGTAGATAGAACTCCTGTTCGTGAGATGATCAACGCTTGA
- the LOC107960356 gene encoding uncharacterized protein At5g19025: MVYFHRSISVCNSADQASPMANSGNSSDLMMNPKSASSKGNFCKKQKVFNPPSCLKIPSCERSRSAAIDVVILIAVIAAFGILLFPTIKCISLKVIEFIEAAYDLVRDEMMISPMIYGSIGLGFSCSAIAAWILLLCTARKCGNPHCKGLNKATEFNIQLETEECVKNLSPTVKDGVSKGLLQLLHNRHKELEAELKRLAPVNGRAVLVFRAKCGCSIGRLEVPGLKKQRKIKK, translated from the coding sequence ATGGTATATTTCCATAGATCAATCTCCGTCTGCAACTCGGCTGACCAGGCTTCTCCAATGGCAAATTCTGGGAATTCAAGTGATCTCATGATGAACCCCAAATCAGcgtcatcaaagggcaatttttgtAAGAAACAAAAGGTATTCAATCCACCAAGTTGTTTAAAAATCCCCTCTTGTGAAAGATCAAGATCTGCTGCCATTGATGTTGTAATCTTAATTGCTGTGATTGCCGCTTTTGGAATCTTATTGTTTCCAACTATAAAATGCATATCTTTGAAAGTGATTGAATTCATCGAAGCCGCCTATGATTTGGTTAGAGATGAAATGATGATATCTCCAATGATATATGGATCCATAGGACTTGGTTTTTCTTGTTCTGCAATAGCTGCTTGGATTTTGCTTCTTTGTACAGCTAGGAAATGTGGGAACCCTCACTGTAAAGGGCTCAATAAGGCCACCGAATTCAATATTCAGTTGGAAACCGAGGAGTGTGTTAAGAACTTGAGCCCTACGGTTAAAGATGGCGTTTCCAAAGGACTTCTCCAATTGCTGCACAATCGTCACAAGGAATTGGAAGCCGAGTTAAAGAGGCTGGCACCGGTTAATGGAAGAGCAGTGCTTGTGTTTCGAGCTAAATGTGGATGTTCCATTGGCAGATTGGAGGTTCCGGGACTGAAGAAGCAAAGAAAGATCAAGAAATAG